From the genome of Bactrocera oleae isolate idBacOlea1 chromosome 2, idBacOlea1, whole genome shotgun sequence, one region includes:
- the LOC106618262 gene encoding uncharacterized protein gives MTFKSTHVRKSRKSCEKEIFIDRRTWTRTETRAFLNAYISRKEEFRNVRKKKFAMQNVLSDLESQGVLSQTTTVDMLLTKFRNLVKAYKQVINNTKRRAVAPCIAPFTDLMDEIFSNNTSIPKKRSVMCWQPPNNSTSLNETGQTNFDLAVKSEESHSREKQIFSNRRIWTTEEIEAFLNAYISRKAEFRNKCKKKFAMQNVLHDLESQGVLRQPTTVNILSTKLKNLIRAYKQGIDNNSQTNSSCKTPYANWMKEIFADNPSISKNITSNLYEQSLSNTPTLSEEQLLPNWCTNVEADHKKFPRQSTLYNRDVHGNGQGKITCHPSPKLLGKCSIPLSQQPQPPMESRDKSPDKTQKCYDKRIWTRRETRAFLRTYISRKNEFRKVGKKKFAMRNVLHDLERKGVLSQTTTVDMLSTKLKNLVRAHKRAIEYSRRTNTPVIAPYGSLMKEICKDYPSTCHNHTLSNEQQNIVEKSGTTRNIIDKAFYNKETFVDKRIWTNEETKAFLNAYISRKEEFRNVRKKKFAMQNVLSDLESQGILSQTTTVDMLSTKFRNLLKAYKQVINNTKWRTAAPCIAPFTDLMDEIFSNNKSKSKSNSVMYGQPPNNPTLLNKIGQTNFHLAVESEEKHLLDKQIFSSRRIWTVGETKAFLNAYISRMEEFRNKHTKKFAMQNVLHDLESQGVLRQPTTVNILSTKLKNLIRAYKQGIDNNSQTNSSCKTPYANWMKKIFADNPSISKNITSNFYEQSLSNTPTLSEEQLLPNWCTNVETDHKKFPRQSTLYNRDVHGNGQGKITCHPSPKLLGKCSIPLSQQPQPPMESRDKSPDKTQKCYDKRIWTRRETRAFLRTYISRKNEFRKVGKKKFAMRNVLHDLERKGVLSQTTTVDMLSTKLKNLVRAHERAIEYSRRTNTPVIAPYGSLMKEICKDYPSTCHNHTLSNEQQNIVEKSGTTRNIIDKAFYNKETFVDKRIWTNEETKAFLNAYISRKEEFRNVRKKKFAMQNVLSDLESQGILSQTTTVDMLSTKFRNLLKAYKQVINNTKRRAAPCIAPFTDLMDEIFSNNKSKSKSNSVNPTSLNEIGQTNFHLAVESEEKHLLDKQIFNDRRIWTIGETKAFLCAYISRKDEFLHVRKKKFAMQNVLLDLESQGVLRQPTTVHMLKTKFKNLARTYKQSIGNKFRVSGPFADLMEEVFGGNTIATNEHIIYLYGQPLSNTSIVSEEES, from the exons ATGACATTTAAGTCGACGCATGTTCGAAAAAGTAGAAAATCTTgcgaaaaagaaatttttattgacaGAAGAACTTGGACTAGGACGGAGACCAGAGCATTTTTGAATGCTTATATTTCTAGAAAGGAGGAGTTTCGGAATGTACGTAAAAAGAAATTTGCTATGCAGAATGTTTTGTCTGATTTGGAGAGTCAAGGTGTTTTG AGCCAGACCACAACGGTGGACATGCTCTTAACAAAATTTAGAAACTTGGTAAAAGCATATAAGCAGGTAATCAACAATACCAAACGGAGAGCTGTCGCTCCATGTATAGCTCCGTTTACGGACTTGATGgatgaaatattttcgaataatacaagtataccaAAAAAACGCTCCGTTATGTGTTGGCAACCGCCGAATAATTCGACCTCATTAAATGAAACTGGCCAAACGAATTTCGATCTGGCGGTAAAATCAGAAGAGAGTCATTCCCGAGAAAAGCAAATTTTTAGTAACAGGAGAATATGGACCACCGAAGAGATCGAAGCATTTTTAAATGCTTATATTTCTAGAAAGgcggaatttcgaaataaatgtaaaaagaaaTTTGCTATGCAGAATGTGTTACATGACTTAGAGAGTCAAGGTGTTTTG AGGCAGCCTACAACGGTAAATATACTCTCaacgaaattgaaaaatttgatCAGAGCATACAAGCAAGGCATCGACAATAACAGTCAAACAAATTCTTCATGTAAAACTCCGTATGCAAATTGgatgaaggaaatttttgcagaTAACCCAAGTATTTCCAAAAACATTACCTCCAATTTGTATGAGCAATCGTTAAGCAATACGCCCACATTATCCGAGGAGCAGTTATTGCCCAACTGGTGTACAAATGTAGAAGCAGACCATAAGAAATTCCCGCGACAGTCCACCCTGTACAATCGGGATGTACACGGAAACGGACAAGGAAAGATAACTTGTCATCCTTCCCCAAAACTGTTAGGAAAATGTTCAATACCATTATCACAACAACCTCAGCCACCGATGGAGTCAAGAGATAAATCCCCAGACAAAACGCAAAAGTGTTATGACAAAAGAATTTGGACTAGGAGGGAGACCAGAGCATTTTTGAGGACATATATTTCTAGAAAGAATGAATTTAGGAAAGTAGGAAAAAAGAAGTTTGCTATGCGCAATGTACTACATGACTTGGAAAGAAAGGGGGTTTTg AGTCAGACCACAACGGTGGACATGCTctcaacaaaattgaaaaacttgGTCAGAGCCCACAAGCGGGCTATCGAATATAGCAGACGAACGAATACTCCTGTGATAGCTCCTTATGGCAGTTTGATGAAGGAAATTTGTAAAGATTACCCAAGTACCTGCCATAATCACACACTATCCAATGAACAGCaaaatattgtagaaaaatCAGGAACAACTAGAAATATAATAGATAAAGCATTCTACAACAAAGAAACTTTTGTTGACAAGAGAATATGGACTAACGAAGAGACCAAAGCATTTTTAAATGCTTATATTTCTAGAAAGGAGGAGTTTCGGAATGTTCGTAAAAAGAAATTTGCTATGCAGAATGTTTTGTCTGATTTGGAGAGTCAAGGTATTTTG AGCCAGACCACAACGGTGGACATGCTCTCAACTAAATTTAGAAACTTGCTTAAAGCGTATAAGCAGGTAATCAACAACACCAAATGGAGAACTGCCGCTCCATGTATAGCTCCGTTTACGGATTTGATGgatgaaatattttcgaacaatAAAAGTAAATCAAAAAGCAACTCCGTTATGTATGGGCAACCACCGAACAATCCGaccttattaaataaaattggcCAAACGAATTTCCACCTGGCGGTAGAATCAGAAGAGAAACATTTACTAGATAAGCAAATTTTCAGTAGCAGGCGTATTTGGACTGTTGGTGAGACCAAAGCATTTTTAAATGCTTATATTTCCAGAATGgaggaatttcgaaataaacatACAAAGAAATTCGCTATGCAGAATGTGCTACATGACTTAGAGAGTCAAGGTGTTTTG AGGCAGCCTACAACGGTAAATATACTCTCaacgaaattgaaaaatttgatCAGAGCATACAAGCAAGGCATCGACAATAACAGTCAAACAAATTCTTCCTGTAAAACTCCGTATGCAAATTGgatgaagaaaatttttgcagATAACCCaagtatttccaaaaatattaccTCCAATTTCTATGAGCAATCGTTAAGTAATACGCCCACATTATCCGAGGAGCAGTTATTGCCCAACTGGTGTACAAATGTAGAAACAGACCATAAGAAATTCCCGCGACAGTCCACCCTGTACAATCGGGATGTACACGGAAACGGACAAGGAAAGATAACTTGTCATCCTTCCCCAAAACTGTTAGGAAAATGTTCAATACCATTATCACAACAACCTCAGCCACCAATGGAGTCAAGAGATAAATCCCCAGACAAAACGCAAAAGTGTTATGACAAAAGAATTTGGACTAGGAGGGAGACCAGAGCATTTTTGAGGACATATATTTCTAGAAAGAATGAATTTAGGAAAGTAGGAAAAAAGAAGTTTGCTATGCGCAATGTACTACATGACTTGGAAAGAAAGGGGGTTTTg AGTCAGACCACAACGGTGGACATGCTctcaacaaaattgaaaaacttgGTCAGAGCACACGAGCGAGCTATCGAATATAGCAGACGAACGAATACTCCTGTGATAGCTCCGTATGGCAGTTTGATGAAGGAAATTTGTAAAGATTACCCAAGTACCTGTCATAATCACACACTATCCAATGAACAGCaaaatattgtagaaaaatCAGGAACAACTAGAAATATAATAGATAAAGCATTCTACAACAAAGAAACTTTTGTTGACAAGAGAATATGGACTAACGAAGAGACCAAAGCATTTTTAAATGCTTATATTTCTAGAAAGGAGGAGTTTCGGAATGTTCGTAAAAAGAAATTTGCTATGCAGAATGTTTTGTCTGATTTGGAGAGTCAAGGTATTTTG AGCCAGACCACAACGGTGGACATGCTCTCAACTAAATTTAGAAACTTGCTTAAAGCGTATAAGCAGGTAATCAACAACACCAAACGGAGAGCCGCTCCCTGTATAGCTCCATTTACGGATTTGATGgatgaaatattttcgaacaatAAAAGTAAATCAAAAAGCAACTCCGTTAATCCGACCTCATTAAATGAAATTGGCCAAACGAATTTCCACCTGGCGGTAGAATCAGAAGAGAAACATTTACtagataaacaaatttttaatgacaGGCGAATTTGGACCATTGGTGAGACCAAAGCATtcttatgtgcatatatttctaGAAAGGATGAGTTTCTGCATGTGCGTAAAAAGAAGTTTGCAATGCAGAATGTGTTACTTGACTTAGAGAGCCAAGGAGTTTTg AGACAACCTACAACTGTGCATATgctcaaaacaaaatttaaaaatttagccAGAACTTACAAGCAGAGCATCGGCAATAAATTTCGTGTCAGTGGACCATTTGCTGATTTGATGGAGGAAGTATTTGGAGGTAATACAATTGCCACCAACGAacacattatttatttgtatggtCAACCATTGAGCAATACGTCCATAGTATCTGAGGAGGAGTCATAG
- the LOC106618252 gene encoding MYG1 protein, whose product MTANNFTCQLITLAAKRAWNQVFQYRVQRTPLDIFFRMSSDCESPKRPRNDVPVIGTHSGTFHCDEVVACFMLKQLPEYKNANIFRSRDAQLLREKCDIIVDVGAEFNHRQKWYDHHQKSFTETLSSLRPELGDEFKIRLSSAGLIYAHYGERVIECILREYGKTPLSDENLKLSFIQIYRNFISEIDAIDNGIPMYENVVEPLYKISTHLASRVNRLNPSWEDEQGSAIEQKRFELALELVGKEFVENVLNMASSWVKAREYVRKALEHAESIYKTGEILILERFCPWKEHLSDLEKEYKVVGIPKLVIFSENEQSWRVAGVPVSPSSFLGRKFLPKPWRGLRDKELSTEANISDLIFVHSTGFIGGAKTKEAALAMAIKSVQWKDD is encoded by the exons atgacaGCAAACAATTTCACGTGCCAGTTGATTACCCTCGCAGCGAAACGCGCTTGGAATCaag tTTTTCAGTATCGTGTTCAAAGAACTCCATTAGACATTTTCTTTAGAATGAGTTCTGACTGTGAATCACCTAAGCGCCCTCGTAACGATGTTCCTGTAATTGGCACTCACAGTGGAACATTTCATTGCGATGAAGTGGTGGCGTGTTTTATGCTTAAACAACTGCCAGAATACAAGAACGCTAACATTTTTAGGAGCCGAGATGCACAATTGTTGCGTGAAAAATGTGATATAATTGTTGATGTTGGAGCCGAATTCAATCATCGACAAAAATGGTATGATCATCATCAAAAAAGTTTTACGGAAACACTTAGTTCCCTGCGTCCCGAACTTGGGGACGAGTTCAAGATTAG gctCAGTAGTGCTGGTCTTATTTATGCTCATTATGGCGAACGGGTAATAGAATGTATTTTAAGAGAATATGGTAAGACTCCATTATCcgacgaaaatttaaaattgagtttCATTCAAATATATCGTAATTTTATCAGCGAAATAGACGCTATTGATAACGGAATTCCCATGTACGAAAATGTTGTTGAACCACTGTATAAAATATCAACACACCTTGCTTCCCGCGTGAATAGATTAAATCCCTCTTGGGAAGACGAACAGGGTAGTGCAATTGAACAAAAACGTTTTGAACTTGCTCTAGAATTGGTTGGCAAAGAGTTTgtagaaaatgttttaaatatggcCAGCTCTTGGGTAAAGGCACGAGAATATGTTCGGAAAGCATTAGAGCACGCTGAATCAATTTATAAGACTGGTGAAATTTTGATACTAGAACGTTTCTGTCCTTGGAAAGAACATTTATCTGATCTCGAGAAGGAATATAAGGTTGTGGGTATTCCTAAACTagtaatattttcagaaaatgaaCAAAGCTGGCGAGTTGCTGGCGTACCTGTCTCTCCTAGCAGCTTTTTGGGTCgaaaatttttaccaaaaccTTGGCGAGGCTTACGAGATAAAGAGCTTTCAACGGAAGCGAATATATCGGACTTAATTTTTGTACACTCAACAGGATTTATAGGTGGGGCAAAAACAAAAGAAGCTGCGCTAGCAATGGCTATAAAAAGTGTACAATGGAAAGATGAttaa
- the Prosbeta3 gene encoding proteasome subunit beta type-3, which produces MSIMAYNGGCLVAMRGKNCVAIATDHRFGIQAQTISTDFEKVFQINPRTFLGLVGLQTDILTVHDRIMFRKKLYEDRENREMTPEPFSAMISNFLYEHRFGPYFIEPVIAGLHPKTLEPFICNMDLIGCPNKPDDFVVAGTCSEQLYGMCETLWKEDLEPAELSEVISQAIVSAFDRDAISGWGATVYIIEKDKITKKQIKTRMD; this is translated from the coding sequence ATGTCGATTATGGCTTATAACGGTGGGTGTCTCGTCGCTATGCGCGGGAAGAATTGTGTAGCTATTGCAACTGACCATCGGTTTGGTATACAAGCTCAAACAATTAGCACAgactttgaaaaagttttccaaatcaATCCCCGCACATTCCTGGGACTTGTTGGTTTGCAAACAGATATACTAACTGTGCATGATCGGATCATGtttcgcaaaaaattatatgaagatCGAGAAAATCGGGAGATGACACCGGAACCGTTTTCTGCTATGATATCTAATTTCTTATATGAACATCGATTCGGACCATACTTCATCGAACCAGTAATTGCCGGCTTACATCCCAAAACTTTGGAACCATTTATATGTAACATGGACCTTATTGGATGTCCAAATAAGCCAGATGATTTCGTAGTTGCTGGTACTTGTTCGGAACAACTCTATGGTATGTGTGAAACATTATGGAAGGAAGATCTAGAGCCGGCAGAATTATCAGAGGTGATATCCCAGGCTATAGTTAGCGCATTTGATCGTGACGCTATTAGCGGCTGGGGTGCGACtgtttatattattgaaaaggataaaattactaaaaaacaaattaaaacacgTATGGATTAG
- the Iru gene encoding E3 ubiquitin-protein ligase Iruka, with translation MAEAVIDERAPLPTRFYCHVCSMEVNIPNTDFTCPHCSGGFVEELPSVPITASGSSSTSSFADGPSNSSSDALGLNRLVDLDAIRGEIETLLMSRNGPIEIAIGPANRRSSMLLGSGGGASSSGNNSGASGGPGGGRVHPPNLGSLDTVLLDVLQSLSGGDDGYFGATPMFFMGNPGDYAWGREGIDTIVTQLLNQMETSGPPPLPKDKIDEIPKVHVTSEDVERKTQCSVCWEDFRLNEIVRRLPCLHIYHENCIVPWLDLHGTCPICRKSLSDEENINEVVLANTDVGIMDSSMTEVPQSDDTVMESDVLNVEPHSSDNSDPQPTNSITGSDASQTGNQQQQDNVFGFDDSVVDLD, from the coding sequence ATGGCCGAAGCTGTGATTGATGAACGTGCGCCACTACCGACTCGATTCTATTGTCATGTGTGTAGTATGGAAGTAAACATTCCAAATACAGATTTCACCTGCCCTCATTGCTCTGGTGGATTTGTGGAGGAGCTACCATCGGTACCGATTACTGCTAGTGGCAGCAGCAGTACATCAAGCTTTGCTGATGGACCCAGCAATAGTAGTTCTGATGCACTTGGCTTAAATCGTTTGGTTGATTTAGATGCAATACGGGGGGAAATAGAAACACTTTTAATGTCCCGCAACGGTCCCATAGAAATTGCCATTGGTCCGGCAAATAGACGCAGTAGCATGCTGTTGGGAAGTGGGGGAGGTGCTAGCAGTTCAGGGAATAATAGCGGAGCAAGCGGTGGTCCTGGGGGAGGTCGAGTACATCCACCCAATCTCGGAAGTTTAGACACTGTGCTTCTTGATGTTTTACAATCTCTCTCCGGAGGTGATGATGGTTACTTTGGAGCTACACCAATGTTTTTTATGGGAAATCCTGGAGACTATGCCTGGGGTCGTGAAGGTATTGATACAATTGTTACTCAACTACTTAATCAAATGGAAACATCTGGTCCACCACCTTTGCCAAAAGATAAAATAGATGAAATTCCCAAAGTACATGTAACCTCCGAGGATGTGGAACGCAAAACACAGTGCTCAGTTTGCTGGGAAGATTTTCGCTTAAATGAAATAGTGCGAAGGCTGCCATGCTTGCACATATATCACGAAAATTGCATTGTGCCGTGGTTGGACCTACACGGTACATGTCCAATCTGTCGAAAATCTTTAAGCgatgaagaaaatataaatgaagTTGTTTTGGCAAACACCGATGTTGGTATTATGGACAGCAGTATGACAGAAGTACCACAGTCAGACGACACAGTTATGGAGAGTGACGTCTTAAATGTTGAACCTCATAGTAGCGACAATAGTGATCCACAACCAACAAACTCTATTACCGGCAGTGATGCTAGTCAAACTGGAAACCAGCAGCAACAAGACAATGTGTTTGGATTTGATGATAGCGTTGTCGATTTAGACTAA
- the LOC106618233 gene encoding uncharacterized protein — MICTDYYNANHNIGFDREEGIHDDNEAEGYSNDDENTNSELFIRLTDMVRKHYCNYLEKQLLENVQAWHANITQKCDAVSNSELPIEKAAVEECCRVLEDRALKSCMHARRYQRTMLKIIAEVRRNTQENRLEGKLKSFIDANEGNRLLCTHKQKATQTDESMFSFDYDPQSSTTEAPINISSSPCSLSLEQKIEMFQNRLNQETVAKVAATHKMCRPRISRRTLHKLSKNHHPTQSSNNKMSQDISCCEQIQKSLGEDSKLESTKDTSKIIHVASSAKLKEVTEVNTYSLTSNCTPILQSHANSIGLEQDDEIAKELDQLFSEEKSELEELLGLNSNSELDDPNVRSVLEEIESATLVHDLKQNSIKHQQTINYSSDKEVSPINVVNSPQQHVSLSCHTERPVSNMRHSLWPCELYMQRRRLSESLSRLLEEDFRWHDLIKWKFQTVFGDDSDDEFATCSPSIELNEVLICSCIRRISPWMVKHLMKPMRAGLIANRFLFKKLAKRLAHSIVLENQYPDERFIKHAVEEYFCLHQAVVSMEDLASMPSLTTINDNLNF, encoded by the exons atgattTGTACGGACTATTACAACGCTAATCATAATATTGGGTTCGACAGGGAAGAAGGCATTCATGATGATAATGAAGCTGAAGGATACAGCAATGACGACGAGAACACCAACTCGGAACTATTTATCCGCTTGACAGATATG GTTCGTAAGCATTACTGTAATTATTTGGAGAAGCAACTGCTTGAAAATGTACAGGCTTGGCACGCAAACATAACTCAAAAGTGTGATGCGGTCTCTAACTCTGAGCTTCCGATTGAGAAGGCGGCCGTGGAGGAGTGCTGTCGTGTGCTGGAGGATAGGGCATTAAAGTCTTGTATGCATGCACGCCGCTACCAACGTACTATGTTAAAGATT ATAGCTGAAGTTCGCCGCAATACACAAGAAAATCGTTTAGAGggaaaattaaagagttttattGATGCGAATGAAGGCAATAGGCTTTTATGCACTCATAAGCAGAAAGCGACACAAACTGACGAAAGCATGTTTTCCTTTGATTATGATCCTCAAAGTTCAACAACAGAAGCCCCGATCAATATTTCCAGTAGTCCTTGTAGTTTATCGTTggaacaaaaaatagaaatgttTCAAAACCGTCTCAATCAAGAAACTGTAGCTAAAGTCGCAGCCACACATAAGATGTGCAGACCAAGGATATCGCGACGCACGCTACATAAACTTTCAAAGAACCATCACCCCACTCAGAGCAGCAATAATAAAATGTCACAAGACATAAGTTGCTGTGAGCAAATTCAAAAGAGTTTGGGCGAAGACTCAAAATTAGAATCGACTAAAgacacttcaaaaattatacATGTTGCAAGCTCGGCAAAGCTTAAGGAGGTGACTGAAGTAAATACATATTCCTTAACAAGCAATTGCACGCCGATATTGCAATCTCATGCTAATAGCATTGGACTAGAACAGGATGATGAAATCGCTAAGGAATTAGACCAACTATTTAGCGAGGAAAAGTCAGAGTTAGAGGAATTACTTGGTCTCAATTCGAATTCTGAATTGGATGATCCAAACGTGCGCAGTGTATTGGAAGAGATTGAAAGTGCAACGTTAGTACatgatttaaaacaaaattctatTAAACATCAGCAAACTATAAATTATTCCTCAGATAAGGAAGTATCGCCAATTAACGTAGTTAATTCGCCGCAGCAACATGTGTCCTTATCATGTCATACTGAACGACCAGTTTCAAATATGCGGCACAGTTTATGGCCTTGTGAATTGTATATGCAACGGCGTCGTTTATCAGAGTCATTGAGTCGATTACTGGAAGAAGATTTTCGCTGGCATGATCTCATCAAATGGAAGTTTCAAACAGTTTTTGGTGACGATAGCGATGACGAATTTGCGACATGCAGTCCATCGATTGAACTAAACGAAGTGCTCATATGCAGTTGCATTCGTCGTATCTCGCCATGGATGGTGAAACATTTAATGAAACCGATGCGTGCGGGACTCATAGCTAAtcgctttttatttaaaaaattggcaaaacGTTTGGCGCATTCTATAGTTTTAGAAAATCAATATCCGG ATGAACGTTTTATTAAACACGCAGTGGAGGAGTACTTTTGCCTGCATCAGGCTGTCGTCAGTATGGAGGACTTGGCCAGTATGCCCAGTCTAACCACAATCaatgataatttaaatttttag